A genomic window from Fusarium oxysporum Fo47 chromosome VIII, complete sequence includes:
- a CDS encoding anaphase-promoting complex, subunit 10-domain-containing protein, producing the protein MPSRREIYIPPPPASIHQINRDHRIKRVPLQELAFKKSSGALLQQRKRVFRTVPSPDKENVEACYRAIDHLSVTFEEWYQERMQLLRESRELRTNINNILLAAQQPTDRSRLSMPPRDSDASSSDAEPDESILFNRARPMAAPAGPSSDATMAYNDDQAAEDDADQRTLSHSPEEYEDENSIGEEEDDDADEDEDDEEAAEHDQAHEAATLFDPATAGLKEISNLARFTVSSHKPGNGVEELKSDDLKLFWQSDGPQPHKLTMYFTKRVGIRDIRFYVDYNEDESYTPTKVVFKAGTSENNVIEFATMALENPSGWQQVPIAGAGGGPDGNTLVAWVVQMQILENHQNGKDTHLRGIKIYSFDNDSALGPGRDGNPVEDVLDLMDTATSHINTTSTRSRLSNFGAPNFESGEGGLAIPEFMREPEIR; encoded by the exons ATGCCTTCTCGTCGCGAAATCTACATCCCTCCTCCCCCAGCCTCAATTCATCAAATCAACCGTGATCATCGCATCAAGCGAGTTCCACTCCAAGAACTTGCCTTCAAGAAGTCAAGTGGCGCTCTTCTCCAGCAGCGCAAGCGAGTCTTCCGAACCGTTCCTTCTCCAGACAAGGAGAACGTGGAAGCCTGCTACCGAGCCATTGATCATCTCAGTGTCACCTTTGAGGAGTGGTATCAAGAGCGCATGCAACTTCTTCGCGAATCACGAGAATTGCGAACAAATATTAACAACATTCTCCTAGCTGCCCAGCAGCCTACAGATCGATCTCGTCTCAGCATGCCTCCCCGCGATTCTGACGCCTCCAGCTCCGATGCTGAGCCTGATGAGAGTATTCTCTTCAACCGCGCTCGCCCAATGGCTGCTCCCGCTGGCCCTTCTTCTGATGCCACAATGGCTTACAACGACGACCAAGCTGCTGAGGACGATGCTGATCAGCGCACTCTGTCTCACTCCCCTGAAGAgtatgaggatgagaacTCAAtcggcgaagaagaagatgatgatgccgacgaagacgaggatgacgaagaagccGCTGAACACGACCAGGCTCATGAAGCTGCTACCCTTTTTGACCCAGCAACTGCTGGCCTAAAGGAGATTTCCAACCTTGCCCGTTTCACTGTCAGCAGCCACAAGCCTGGcaatggtgttgaggagctcaagagCGATgacctcaagctcttctggcA ATCCGATGGCCCTCAGCCCCACAAGCTCACCATGTATTTCACCAAGCGTGTTGGTATTCGCGACATTCGCTTCTACGTTGACTACAACGAGGATGAGTCCTACACCCCTACCAAGGTCGTCTTCAAGGCCGGCACCAGCGAGAACAACGTTATCGAGTTCGCTACCATGGCTCTTGAGAACCCCTCCGGCTGGCAGCAGGTTCCCATTGCCGGCGCTGGCGGTGGTCCTGACGGCAACACCCTCGTCGCTTGGGTCGTTCAGATGCAGATCCTCGAGAACCACCAGAACGGAAAAGATACCCATCTTCGCGGCATCAAGATCTATTCTTTCGACAACGACTCCGCCCTTGGCCCCGGTCGCGATGGTAACCCTGTCGAAGATGTCCTCGACCTCATGGACACGGCCACTAGCCACATCAACACCACTTCTACTCGTTCGCGTCTCAGCAACTTTGGAGCTCCCAACTTTGAGTCTGGTGAGGGAGGCCTCGCCATCCCTGAATTCATGCGGGAGCCTGAGATCCGCTAA
- a CDS encoding aquaporin-like protein, producing the protein MSSSIQSRSARSTPAINASAFNPPEANGSSNERVPFMRDNSPEADSLPSNPALTPVITHGDNPSASNRNSEADTVVPLQPVISQDPSRVRPGSRTGNFVTPKTARFSQDGGEPLQYSGGSMKSSRRRYRGEDYDFEQAADYPTVSDYERYWRNEGRNDRYTARRGPYPPPTFMNRRRAHPHDSDEEFYSSDDPRMPPTGGRRMMDEEMGYPHRPFHHRRASTLNGFNISTGKLEWSNLSPKEKSEIMRLPLTQWMNSNFKNHFVASLGELIGTTMFLFFAFAGTEVANIQAQTDSKTTTGESTGSLNVSKLLYISIIFGFSLMVNVWVFFRISGGLFNPAVTIAMLMVKAISMTRAICLFLSQILGSMLASVMVRYLFPETFNVRTTLGGGASLVQGVFIEALLTAELVFTIFMLAKEKHRATFIAPVGIGLALFIAEMVGVQFTGGSLNPARSFGPCVITGTFDSEHWIYWVGPGIGSLIAVCFYWFIKTLEYEMANPGADGDDLNDPTKNPEKRAEIQSNAAPSIAFGGGKTPSIRS; encoded by the coding sequence ATGTCCTCTTCCATACAAAGCCGATCTGCTCGCAGCACACCTGCTATCAACGCATCCGCCTTTAATCCTCCTGAAGCCAATGGCTCCTCTAATGAAAGAGTTCCTTTCATGCGAGACAACTCTCCCGAAGCCGATAGCCTACCGTCCAACCCAGCTCTTACTCCAGTCATCACCCATGGAGACAACCCTTCAGCCAGCAACAGAAACTCCGAGGCCGATACAGTAGTCCCCCTCCAACCTGTTATCAGTCAAGATCCCAGTCGAGTCCGTCCTGGCTCTCGCACCGGTAACTTTGTCACTCCCAAGACGGCTCGCTTCTCTCAGGATGGCGGAGAGCCTCTTCAGTACTCTGGAGGTTCCATGAAATCGTCTCGACGACGCTATCGTGGTGAAGACTACGACTTTGAACAGGCTGCCGACTATCCCACAGTGAGTGACTATGAGCGATACTGGCGCAATGAAGGTCGCAATGATCGCTACACTGCTCGAAGAGGCCCTTACCCACCTCCCACATTCATGAACCGCCGTCGAGCACACCCTCATGATTCAGACGAAGAGTTCTATAGCAGTGACGACCCTCGCATGCCTCCCACTGGTGGACGCAGAATGATGGATGAGGAAATGGGATACCCCCATCGACCTTTCCATCACCGGCGTGCTTCTACCCTCAACGGCTTCAATATCTCTACAGGCAAGCTTGAGTGGAGTAACCTCAGTCCCAAGGAGAAATCAGAGATCATGCGTCTTCCTTTGACTCAATGGATGAACTCAAATTTCAAGAACCACTTTGTCGCCAGTCTTGGTGAGCTTATCGGCACTACCatgttcctcttcttcgcctttgCCGGCACAGAAGTTGCCAACATTCAAGCACAAACCGACAGCAAGACTACCACAGGAGAGTCTACTGGTAGTCTCAACGTTTCCAAGCTCCTCTacatctccatcatcttcggTTTCTCGCTCATGGTAAATGTCTGGGTCTTCTTCCGTATCAGCGGTGGTCTCTTTAACCCTGCCGTCACTATCGCCATGTTGATGGTCAAGGCTATTAGCATGACAAGAGCTATCTGCCTGTTCCTCTCTCAGATTCTTGGGTCAATGCTTGCCTCCGTTATGGTACGGTACTTGTTTCCTGAGACATTCAACGTCCGAACTACTCTAGGAGGTGGTGCATCTCTGGTTCAGGGTGTGTTCATTGAGGCTCTTCTTACTGCTGAGTTGgtcttcaccatcttcatgCTTGCCAAAGAGAAGCACCGAGCCACATTTATTGCCCCCGTCGGTATCGGCCTGGCTCTTTTCATTGCAGAGATGGTCGGTGTCCAGTTCACTGGCGGGTCGCTCAACCCTGCCCGAAGCTTTGGCCCTTGTGTCATCACCGGTACCTTCGACTCTGAGCACTGGATCTACTGGGTTGGTCCTGGCATTGGCTCTCTCATCGCTGTCTGCTTTTACTGGTTCATCAAGACTCTTGAGTACGAGATGGCCAACCCTGGCGCCGATGGTGATGATCTCAACGATCCTACTAAAAACCCTGAAAAGCGAGCTGAAATCCAGTCTAACGCTGCCCCTTCAATTGCCTTTGGCGGTGGCAAGACCCCTTCAATTCGCAGCTGA
- a CDS encoding uncharacterized protein (expressed protein), giving the protein MSKEQVHLPRTGIEPVILSLLVIRFTTEPTGLACELVGGSFSNWELEDRKSSVELVVI; this is encoded by the coding sequence ATGTCAAAAGAACAAGTTCACCTGCCCCGTACTGGAATCGAACCAGTGATCTTATCATTACTAGTGATACGCTTTACCACTGAGCCAACGGGGCTTGCTTGCGAGCTTGTTGGAGGATCGTTTTCAAATTGGGAACTTGAAGATAGAAAGTCGTCAGTGGAATTGGTGGTCATAG
- a CDS encoding aspartic peptidase domain-containing protein, with protein sequence MRSLAFLAVLLVVSISSTAATPQHKGRKGFSLEAAKNSNSKPDFVREWVAAHQKWGKAVSPETLSAFSLLDDDGRVDVKPLGADEIYIADVKVGTPPQTLKMALDTGSADLWVQSTDTIYRANPEGPWAPRYKPNSSKTSHRLRDAEWEVEYVDGTHADGIVYLDTVRLGDFELKNTAIQSAQIVAPRFERETELTGILGLAKSLPSNIDPPTPSLLDKLRPLLDDPVFTVDMRRNATGRFDFGYIDESRAKDNISWMATREDSPHWDVTFDTTAWAGLRQVWMAHTFEATIDTGTTLLFLPGDLASMYWYDVPDMRVDPRLGDSFTFPCKFSNDLPDLMFKVPGTEHILKIPGPYLSYSTTDNDSDYCWGGLQSAESLGVTIIGDIALKALYVAFDLENNKVGFANKDLDDIDEW encoded by the exons ATGAGGAGCCTCGCTTTTCTTGCTGTGCTCTTGGTAGTCAGCATTTCTTCTACTGCTGCCACTCCTCAGCACAAAGGCCGAAAGGGATTTTCTCTCGAAGCTGCCAAGAACTCGAATTCCAAGCCCGATTTCGTTCGAGAATGGGTCGCAGCTCATCAGAAATGGGGGAAGGCTGTCTCTCCAGAGACTTTGTCTGCATTCTCACTTCTTGATGACG ATGGTCGTGTCGATGTGAAGCCCCTTGGGGCAGATGAAATCTACATCGCCGACGTCAAAGTTGGAACTCCGCCTCAGACCCTCAAGATGGCCCTCGACACTGGCTCTGCAGACTT GTGGGTGCAATCTACAGACACAATCTATCGAGCCAACCCTGAAGGTCCCTGGGCTCCTCGATACAAGCCAAACTCTTCCAAGACATCTCACCGACTTCGCGATGCTGAATGGGAAGTCGAGTATG TCGACGGAACTCATGCTGATGGCATCGTCTACCTCGATACCGTCCGCCTGGGAGACTTTGAACTCAAAAACACAGCTATCCAGTCTGCTCAGATCGTTGCTCCTCGCTTTGAGCGTGAAACTGAACTCACTGGCATCTTGGGCCTTGCCAAGTCTCTTCCTAGCAACATCGACCCTCCGACTCCGTCTCTCCTTGATAAGCTTCGTCCACTACTCGATGATCCAGTCTTCACTGTTGATATGCGTCGAAATGCGACAGGTCGCTTCGATTTCGGTTATATTGACGAGAGCCGAGCCAAGGACAACATTTCGTGGATGGCCACGCGAGAGGATAGCCCCCATTGGGACGTCACATTCGATACCACAGCCTGGGCCGGTCTTCGTCAAGTCTGGATGGCACACACCTTTGAGGCTACTATCGACACGGGAACGACGCTGCTGTTTCTGCCCGGAGATCTTGCCAGTATGTACTGGTACGACGTTCCAGACATGCGTGTTGATCCTCGTCTCGGTGACTCGTTCACGTTTCCTTGCAAGTTTTCCAACGATCTTCCAGACTTGATGTTCAAGGTGCCAGGCACAGAGCACATTCTGAAGATTCCTGGACCGTACCTCAGCTACAGCACAACCGACAACGATTCGGACTACTGCTGGGGCGGTTTGCAGAGTGCAGAGAGCTTGGGTGTTACCATCATTGGCGATATTGCGCTCAAGGCTTTATATGTTGCATTTGATCTCGAGAACAACAAAGTCGGGTTTGCCAACAAGGATCTCGACGATATCGATGAATGGTAG
- a CDS encoding Hsp70 protein-domain-containing protein, producing the protein MASRVSPLMTLLATIFLFTTNVFAISAVLGVDLGTEYIKATLVKPGIPLEIVLTKDSRRKETSAVVFKPSRNGPQKGEYPERAYGADAMALASRFPSDVYPNLKTILGLTTQDSVVQEYAARHPALQLQSHPTRGTATFKSKSFTDDVEAWMVEELLAMELQSIQKNAEVAAGDGTTVRSIVLTVPPFYTADEKRALQTAAELAGLKVLGLLSDGLAVGLNYATTREFPNVSNGSKPEYNIIFDMGAGSTKATILKFQGRSIKDIGKFNKTVQEVHVLGAGWDRTLGGDSLNYLILDDMVKQFVESKAAQRASVAAESVKSHGRAIAKLTNQVEKVRHVLSANQNTGASFEGLYEDIDFRYKITRTQFEEMAAEHAERITVVINDALKAANLDIIDIDSIILHGGASRTPFVQKVLEKVSGSPEKIRSNVNSDEAAVFGAGFRAAELSPSFRVKEIRIAEGGFYPSGVKWEAKEGKTQHQRLWSAVSPQGAAPKELTFTNEKDFTATFYQQIGSDEKDVKTLTTKNLTATIAAIKQKYPSCVESEVRFKLGVKLSGENGEVEIAKAAVECEAEVKEGLVDGVKNLFGFGKKDQKPLKEGEGSEEEMKDDKSSSSTASPESATASAADSAASGSTEEVKPEAKKREIVGIPVEITIENRGIPALTPAEISKSKDRLKAFAASDKARLQREEALNQLEAFTYKIRDLLEGDAFIAASTEKERTKLAELASETSDWLYADGAEASKDVLKSKLKVLKDLVTPIQKRVEETEKRPEYLNALKQTLENTQGFVDKIKGQIAEHESWHKSASESASASSSVESPSTKAAQEKATGDFDGLEDEDPAVAEARKMEQVIREKGPIPPLYTLEDLKEVIDLHKATLDWLNNLEAKQSKLAATADPVLLIKDLKTKRDKLEKVSVEAALKGARKVEEKNRQAKKAAKEAKKKSKKSKTTSGEASQETVQLNAEDFMKDGEIDKEQLEKLLNDMKKENEKNEKSKKSEGEKQTHDEL; encoded by the coding sequence atggcatctCGAGTCTCGCCACTCATGACGCTTTTGGCGAcaatcttcctcttcaccacAAATGTTTTCGCAATTTCAGCTGTTCTGGGTGTCGACCTTGGTACCGAGTACATCAAGGCCACTCTTGTCAAGCCTGGAATTCCTTTAGAGATTGTCCTAACGAAGGACTCCCGACGAAAAGAAACCTCCGCCGTTGTCTTTAAGCCCTCCAGAAATGGACCTCAGAAGGGCGAATACCCCGAGAGGGCCTACGGTGCCGACGCCATGGCTCTCGCCTCTCGATTCCCTAGCGACGTCTACCCGAACCTCAAGACCATCCTCGGCCTGACCACTCAAGATTCTGTGGTTCAGGAGTACGCTGCCCGACACCCTGCGCTGCAATTGCAGTCCCATCCTACACGAGGCACCGCCACATTCAAGAGCAAGTCTTTTACTGACGATGTGGAAGCTTGGATGGTTGAGGAGCTGCTCGCTATGGAGCTGCAGAGCATCCAGAAGAACGCTGAGGTGGCCGCTGGTGACGGAACCACCGTACGCTCCATTGTCCTGACTGTTCCTCCTTTCTACACCGCCGATGAGAAGCGGGCTCTTCAGACAGCTGCTGAGCTTGCTGGTCTTAAGGTTCTGGGGCTTCTCAGCGATGGTCTCGCCGTTGGTTTGAACTACGCTACTACCCGGGAGTTCCCCAACGTCAGCAATGGATCTAAGCCCGAGTACAACATCATTTTCGACATGGGCGCTGGCTCCACCAAGGCTACCATCTTGAAGTTCCAAGGCCGATCTATTAAGGATATTGGCAAGTTCAACAAGACCGTTCAGGAGGTTCACGTCCTAGGCGCTGGTTGGGACCGCACTCTTGGCGGTGACTCCCTCAACTACCTCATTCTAGATGATATGGTCAAGCAATTCGTCGAGTCCAAGGCCGCTCAGAGGGCTTCTGTCGCTGCTGAGAGCGTCAAGTCCCACGGCCGCGCCATTGCGAAGCTCACCAACCAGGTCGAGAAGGTTCGCCATGTCTTGAGTGCCAACCAGAACACCGGAGCCAGCTTCGAGGGCTTGTACGAGGACATCGACTTCCGATACAAGATTACCCGCACCCAATTCGAGGAGATGGCTGCTGAGCATGCTGAGAGAATCACTGTTGTTATCAACGATGCCCTGAAGGCCGCTAACCTCGACATCATTGACATCGACTCTATCATCCTTCACGGTGGTGCTTCTCGCACTCCTTTCGTTCAGAAGGTCCTTGAGAAGGTCTCTGGCTCTCCTGAGAAGATTCGATCCAACGTCAACTCTGATGAGGCCGCCGTTTTCGGTGCCGGCTTCCGCGCTGCTGAGCTCAGCCCCAGCTTCCGTGTCAAGGAGATCCGAATTGCCGAGGGTGGTTTCTACCCCTCTGGTGTGAAGTGGGAGGCCAAGGAGGGAAAGACTCAGCACCAGCGACTCTGGTCTGCCGTCTCCCCTCAAGGCGCTGCCCCTAAGGAGCTTACATTCACCAACGAGAAGGACTTCACTGCTACTTTCTACCAGCAAATTGGCtctgatgagaaggatgttAAGACTCTGACTACCAAGAACTTGACTGCCACTATCGCTGCTATCAAGCAGAAGTACCCCTCTTGCGTTGAGTCTGAGGTTCGCTTCAAGCTCGGTGTCAAGCTCAGCGGCGAGAatggtgaggttgagattgccaaggctgctgttgagtGCGAGGCCGAGGTTAAGGAAGGCCTTGTAGATGGTGTCAAGAATTTGTTTGGTTTTGGCAAGAAGGATCAGAAGCCTCTCAAGGAGGGTGAAGGCTCTgaggaagagatgaaggatgacaagtcttcttcttccactgCCTCTCCTGAGTCGGCTACCGCTTCAGCAGCCGACTCTGCCGCTTCTGGAAGCACCGAGGAGGTCAAGCCTGAGGCCAAGAAGCGAGAGATTGTTGGTATCCCTGTTGAGATCACCATTGAGAACCGTGGTATTCCTGCCCTTACACCGGCCGAGATTTCCAAGTCTAAGGACCGTCTCAAGGCCTTTGCTGCGTCTGACAAGGCGCGCCTACAGCGAGAGGAGGCTCTCAACCAGCTTGAAGCATTCACCTACAAGATTAGGGATCTCCTTGAGGGAGATGCCTTTATCGCGGCTTCTaccgagaaggagaggaCCAAGTTGGCAGAACTTGCCAGCGAGACAAGTGACTGGCTCTATGCTGATGGTGCAGAGGCTAGCAAGGATGTTCTTAagtccaagctcaaggttctCAAGGACCTGGTCACACCCATTCAgaagagagttgaagagaccGAGAAGCGACCTGAATACCTTAATGCACTAAAGCAGACTCTGGAGAACACCCAGGGATtcgttgacaagatcaagggGCAGATTGCCGAGCATGAGAGTTGGCACAAGTCTGCCTCTGAGTCCGCctctgcatcttcatcagTTGAGTCTCCCAGCACAAAGGCTGCACAAGAGAAGGCCACAGGTGACTTTGACGGACTGGAAGACGAAGATCCTGCGGTTGCGGAGGCCCGCAAGATGGAGCAAGTCATTAGAGAGAAGGGACCTATTCCTCCTCTGTACACTTTGGAGGATCTCAAGGAAGTCATTGATCTTCACAAGGCCACTCTGGACTGGTTGAATAACCTCGAGGCCAAGCAGTCTAAGCTTGCTGCCACTGCCGACCCTGTGCTCCTcatcaaggacctcaagaccaagcgtgacaagctcgagaaggtcaGCGTTGAGGCCGCCCTCAAGGGTGCCAGAaaggtggaggagaagaaccgacaagccaagaaggctgccaaggaggccaagaagaagagcaagaagagcaagacaaCAAGCGGAGAGGCATCACAAGAGACAGTGCAGCTTAACGCTGAGGACTTCATGAAGGACGGTGAGATCGATAAGGAGCAGCTCGAGAAGTTGCTCAATGATATGAAGAAGGAGAacgagaagaatgagaagagcaagaagagcgAGGGAGAGAAGCAGACTCACGACGAACTATAG
- a CDS encoding Prefoldin subunit-domain-containing protein, which produces MASLVQRRMLSKADEEAADEVEVRREDQDKINRFSRLHQREILLEEELSTKTKEKEELDDLSTELELADEDEKIQYKIGDAFFHVSVEQAQEMLEQATEKLEEESTSLEEKLSSIREEMTKLKVELYARFGKQINLET; this is translated from the exons ATGGCTTCATTAGTACAACGTCGTATG CTTTCAAAGGCGGACGAGGAGGCAGCGGACGAGGTTGAGGTTCGACGTGAGGACCaggacaagatcaacagaTTCAGTCGCCTACACCAGCGAGAAATCCTTTTGGAGGAGGAACTGAGCACAAAAACC aaggaaaaggaagagCTCGACGATTTGTCCACCGAACTTGAACTCGCCGACGAGGACGAAAAGATCCA ATACAAGATTGGCGATGCATTTTTCCATGTCTCGGTAGAGCAGGCTCAGGAGATGCTGGAGCAGGCAACAGAGAAGCTCGAGGAAGAGTCAACATCTTTGGAGGAGAAGCTATCATCTATCCGCGAGGAGAtgaccaagctcaaggtcgAGCTATATGCCAGATTCGGAAAGCAGATCAACCTAGAGACTTGA
- a CDS encoding major facilitator superfamily domain-containing protein, which translates to MAASESSETTREPSPYRGRRRSSSFSDHIHHLDEIEAQSRYEEEAADRGLGALHNIRSRTRSRTNEVLVTWEVDDPDNPVNWSDTKKKIVVLCTSVLVINSTMGSALPSMAIPDITKDFGITSEEQSVLPISVYLIGYVLGPVVWGPLSEHYGRRDLSLVTFCLFTIFTMACALAPTWPALLVFRFFCGAFASSPIAIVAGILADVYNDPRTRGRAFAIFMVCTTGGPILSPILSGFAGPNIGWRWVFWIALIIAGFTLVLIIFLPETYGPILLSRRARKLRKQDPSSRAIAPRDLETTDLRQLLTVVLTRPLRMIISEPIVTTSCAYLALVYSIFYMSFQAFPIIFQDVYGLSPGVTGLAYLPIFGGAALTLPIFWTWDNTLARATERNAPWVQREEYRRLPLACLGGPLFVVSLFWLGWSARAEISFAAPMLAGALFGMGFMLIFMAILNYLTDAYEIFAASANAASSTTRSLFAVVLPLATNPMFRQLHINGACSLLGGLSALMCFIPFVFIWKGPSIRSRSKFCIALRERKEEMQRKEEEARARKERYELRSEEREKEKEVV; encoded by the exons ATGGCTGCAAGTGAATCCAGTGAGACTACACGGGAACCGTCACCATACC GTGGACGGAGGAGAAGTAGCTCATTCTCAGATCATATACATCATCTCGACGAAATCGAAGCTCAATCTCGgtatgaagaagaggcagcgGACCGAGGTCTTGGCGCCCTTCACAACATCCGTTCTCGGACCCGGAGCCGCACAAATGAAGTCCTCGTCACTTGGGAAGTTGACGATCCTGATAACCCAGTAAATTGGTCAGAT acaaaaaagaaaatagtTGTACTATGTACATCCGTTCTCGTCATCAACTCTACCATGGGTTCTGCCCTTCCAAGTATGGCCATTCCTGATATAACCAAAGACTTTGGCATCACTTCAGAAGAACAGAGTGTCTTGCCCATTTCTGTTTACCTCATCGGCTATGTACTAGGCCCGGTTGTTTGGGGTCCTCTCAGCGAACATTATGGACGGAGGGATCTAAGTCTAGTCACTTTTTGTctcttcaccatcttcactATGGCTTGTGCTCTGGCTCCGACTTGGCCTGCTCTGTTAGTCTTCCGCTTCTTCTGTGGAGCTTTTGCTAGCTCACCTATTGCCATCGTGGCTGGTATCCTGGCAGATGTGTATAATGATCCGCGGACAAGAGGTAGAGCCTTTGCCATTTTCATGGTG TGTACCACTGGTGGTCCCATCCTCTCTCCTATCCTATCTGGCTTCGCTGGCCCTAATATTGGTTGGCGCTGGGTCTTCTGGATTGCTCTCATCATCGCAGGCTTTACGctcgtcctcatcatcttcctccctGAGACATACGGCCCGATTCTCCTCTCACGCCGCGCTCGAAAACTCCGCAAGCAAGATCCTTCATCTCGTGCCATTGCCCCTCGAGATCTCGAGACAACAGACCTAAGACAGCTTCTCACTGTGGTTCTGACTCGTCCTCTTCGCATGATCATATCTGAGCCCATTGTGACAACCTCTTGCGCCTATCTCGCCCTTGTCTACTCCATATTTTACATGTCTTTCCAGGCATTCCCAATCATCTTCCAAGACGTCTATGGCCTTTCGCCAGGCGTTACTGGCCTCGCATATCTTCCAATATTTGGTGGTGCAGCTCTGACTCTTCCCATCTTCTGGACCTGGGATAACACACTTGCTCGTGCTACAGAGCGTAATGCCCCCTGGGTCCAACGCGAAGAGTATCGTCGTCTACCTCTAGCCTGTCTCGGTGGCCCCCTCTTTGTCGTCTCTCTCTTTTGGCTCGGCTGGTCTGCCCGTGCAGAGATTTCCTTCGCCGCCCCTATGCTTGCTGGTGCCTTGTTTGGGATGGGTTTCATGCTAATCTTCATGGCCATACTCAACTACCTCACAGATGCATATGAGATCTTTGCTGCCTCTGCGAATGCTGCGTCCTCTACAACACGCTCTCTCTTTGCTGTTGTGCTACCACTTGCCACAAACCCCATGTTCCGTCAACTCCACATCAATGGTGCATGCTCTCTTCTCGGTGGTCTCAGTGCCCTCATGTGTTTCATTCCGTTTGTTTTCATCTGGAAGGGTCCCAGCATCCGGTCTCGCTCAAAGTTCTGCATTGCGCTACGGGAGCGAAAGGAGGAAATGCAGCggaaagaggaggaggcgaGAGCTAGAAAGGAGCGTTATGAGCTCAGAAGcgaagaaagagagaaggagaaggaagtcGTTTAA